The DNA segment TAACCATCATTTTAGACATTAAaccatttctttttcaaatattagaTCCATGTAAGTAATAACTAGGGATGTGAATGAGGCGGGTGGAGATGGAGGATGTCTCCCTACTTCCTGTCTTCGCCCCCATAATTAATTTCCATTTCCGCCTTGATCTCTATCATGAGAGGATAATTGTTCCCATTCACATTTTTTGCGTTCTTCATATTTTTTGCGGATCCCATTTCATATCCccttatatttaatatttatatgaaaattatagtaaaaaatatcaaaaaaaataaaaaacaaactaCAAAATACTATTACAAACACACAAATATATCTTATCCAAGATTATATATCCAGAAATATAACATAAATTATaatccataaaataaaattttaaaatacaacttCCATTCTAAAAAAAAGCAATAAGATATAGTCTTTAACATCAAGTATTCTTTGATCGTCAGTATTCTCAGcaagagaaattataattgctTTAGATACataaaaggagagaaaatcaagcaactatttcaaaatcaaatcctaactattttaaaattataaacccTATATGTCTAATTGCTTTAGATACATAGAAggagagaaaattaaaattatacaaCACAGTGAGTAGGAAAGACAGGATAATagggttaaaattttttaattggtgAAATTACTAGAAAATCCACCTATGTTAGAAATAAAGtaaagttatttaaaaatttcaaacatTCAGGAAATTATCGGGGATGGGGCGGGAATCCCCACTCGAATCCCCGCGGCTGTCTCAGAAAAATTTTGCTTCCCATCTTCATCCCCACAAAAAAAATTCCACACCAACAGAGTCCCATTCGAAGCGATCTCCGCAGAGATCCCGCCTCCTGAAAATTTTTGACACCCCTAGTAATAACCATATATACATAAACGTCATTGACATTCTAAACTTggataaattagttttatatgGCAGTACACTATACTTAAAAGTTATATTTAGATtgcttttaatatttaaaataattttaatatatataaaaataagaataaatggaaacatttattaaaatataagattATATTAGATcttttttaactataaaaaacacctgctaatttttgaaaaatatttttataagtattttcaaattaaaaatactctTAGATTTCAAAACTAAAGTcagaaacaattttttttaaaagttattttatcaaacaattttaatttattatttatagatTCATCTTACgtaatgtaacaccctatcacacagagctttacgcttaagtcgtaaagtagaggtggcaaggtattacgacctctaaaagaaaaggatatgtACATAGATATAGTTGGATGAAATCATATATAGGAGCCTTGAAGGATAAGCTAATTAAAAACGATAAATAGAAAATCGTGTCACACTCGCATGGACATTTGTAAAACGGAcaggaaaaaaaatcaaaaggaagctgaaaacatatatatacaccaaaataaaactcaaaccaCAAAATAAACCCCTGTATCTCCAAGTCGACCTCTAGGagggacaaaacacaaaatatacatGTGGAGATTCTATAAACATGTATACATAGCCCAAAATAAAGATATGACAGTCTAAAAGGTAGTTCTTCGCTTGAAAAGAGGATATTCAGACGCTCAACGAGGtgtctctcgacctgcatctgaaaaataacaacatagtatgggatgagaaccgaaggttctcaatatggtaaaggtgcccgcatagttaatataaaaggtctcAAGAAAGCCAAAGGCATTCCTAGAACTTCGACACTCAGATTTCAGCTCAAGAATTCAACTAGACCAGAAATTAGGTAAGTTGTCTAAGGTATTCTAATTCTGAATCTAACTTTAACCTAATAATTCACGTTCTGTCTCCTCTAATCCTCCGAATCATTGGTGGAACAATCATCTCTCCTCACACCTTCACCAAGAAGGATTTCTCAGAAAGCATACACATATAGTTCAAGCAAGAAAAGCACAGGTAGAGATGcatttacagcaagtagaacaagtagcggATAAACAGAATTAAACAGTTAGGCAAACTAAAATAATGCACACTCAAGCAAACaaataaatgcatatgatgtatgcctgtcctatggctaatgagtctcatctgtcggttatacagccaacccgacaagtcatGGTAGTTAACAATTGGACAGTCCCTCTGTGCACGCATCCCCAAActcaataatattccatggagttaaactccaagctcaaatataatatttcatGGAGTCAtactccaagctcaataatatagtattccatggagttaaactccaaacTCAATAATATTCAACATTCATATTTATATGCATGCCCATGGGGGAATCCGGGGAGTTAAAGTGCTCGGTCACATCTTGTGACAGAGGGTCAACAAATAGTCTCAAATATACAAGCCACATAAtaatctctttctttttaaaataccaCCTCAAATCAAACTCcaattcttaaagaaattttGGCAATATCTCCTCTAAGACTCAAATTTctgccacccttcaagggtcccaactATCAAACCAAATACCTCTCAGTCACTCAAATCATTTCCAGTAACAAATTATTTCATAATCAaacaaatactaatattaaatcttttttcaaaccGACCAATTTCAACAGTAAATTATTGACAACAGCTAAATCTCACATTTTATACCATATACACAATCCATCAATTATTCATTCATTTCACTACTATCTTAAAGTCTTCTAGCCTATGTTTTCACGTGACATTAGACATTAACTACGAGagaccaaaaccataccttcgtacggaatcaaaatattcaaagctCTGGAGAAACTTTCTGACTGAGctatcgaagaagaaaatgtcCAGAATCGTCTATGCCTCCTAAAACTCTCGTTGGCCAAACCCCAAAGAAAAGAGGAGCTACATCATTGTCAACTTCCACTAATCAAAAATGGTGTCAACGTGTAGAGGAGAAGATTACGAATACTGTTACcgaattagatttttaattggAGTTACGGATCGTAAGAAATCGAAaccaaaaattcaaagaaatttacgttatttcttttttctcttcgtTACGCTATTCTctctccttttttcttcttacgatgttcatctatatatatatacacgtaTGAGTTGTAAAGGCTTATAAGCCGCCTTagctttctttattattattatatatttatacgtATGTATATATGCATAATAATagtgataatatatatataacttaatCCAAATTATAAANNNNNNNNNNNNNNNNNNNNNNNNNNNNNNNNNNNNNNNNNNNNNNNNNNNNNNNNNNNNNNNNNNNNNNNNNNNNNNNNNNNNNTAATACTCATGACAATTATAtccaatatttataataataataataatatgaatttgattaaatttaaattattataaaattagttcaattattgataataaaaataattttctaaaaataaaaaaatttaattttataaaataaattataatttatttgtatttatatttttaaatttgaaggtCACTACACATACCGTttgatcaaatttaattttgagatactcaattaaataattattatttttttcttacacAAAAGTTATGTGATTTTTTGTCAATGATTTTCTCATACTAATCTATAAGTTGTGGGTTCGAGTCTCACtcataattttagaaaaaaaaaattatgtgattTTTGGTAATAAATCTaagaagttttttattttttatttttggatttacATATGTTGTTAATCCCTCTAAATATGAGACATgtcattttgatttttatttctctaaacacttttacttttattatttttttcagtaaattactatttttatcATGAATATTTTAACCTGAcaaatgtttaaaaaaataataatgtttacaaaatttttattcctCTGATCTATAACTTTTACTTTGACTACCGTACCTGTTTTTTTAGCATTGAGTTGTGATattatacacaaaaaataatgtTTTGGATATGTATAATATTCTTCAtgatcaaaaatcaaaatgtatAGAAAAAGTTTAAAGTACCAACTATAATATAAGCTAATTAAGtcaaatctcttttatttctgattttaaaattcgaaaaattagaATAGTAGaagattgttttttttttcttctttataacgaatttgtttttggtttaattattctattggtctctatagttttgtaaaatttttaattaggtctctatacttttttttcttttaattgagtctttacaccaaaattttttttaattaggtccttataccttttttttcttttatttaggtTATTAtaccaattcttttttttaattgggtccctataaaattaagccaattactattAAGAatgacttaattgaaaaaaaaaaattagtacaggaactcaattaaaaaaaatatagaaacctaattgaaaatttcacaaaactatagggaccaacagagcAATTAAACCTTTGTTTTTCAACTAGTTAGTTGGAGGTGGCTTTACTAGTAGTTAGTTTCTTAGCGGAACTCAAATGTACAATGATGAGAACCATGaataaaataagagaagaaaaaaattgaaacaattttGTGGGAAAAATTTTGTATAGGTAACCTGTGCTTGCCATTCTTTTTCTATTGCATTCTATAAATCTATATTACAAAAAAGTAGCTTATAGAAGCTCTTAcattaaatttatttcattaaGACAAAACATTTTCTATGATTCAAAAGCCAACAGAAATGTTCCATTGGTATAACTCCTTCTCTGGCACTCTCAGATCAACACTGACCAACCCAGAATCTTCTTCATATCTAAATTCAACTTCCTCTGAATCAATTGTTACCAACTTAGGCTTAATTAATGAATATGCTCCAAATTGGCCACACCCTCTTACTTTCATCACAACATTATTTGTGCTTGTTTCATTGGATTCATAGTTTAATTCTTTGATTGCACCTCCTGAGTTGAACATCTTGATCAAACCAATAGGAGCAAACTTGACACCATTTTCCAATGCCTTCACAGGAACAATTGTAAATACTTCATACTCTTTGGATTTCATTGTAATTGGAATTGATGCATCATTTGGAAGATAAATAACCTCTCCTGCAAAATTAACatcataaaaagaataaattagtcATGCCttaaattaaaagtataatGTATGAAGCCTGGTAACAACTCAATTGAAGTCgactttatgtgaagttgatagttgaaaatcgttagatgaaaatttagtcaaatcagtcaaatcatctaacggttctcaattatcaacttcacgtgaagtcgactgcacctgaatttcCACCATAAAGCCTAGAAATTAAACATACCACCAAGATGGGAGAATACAATAGTGTCTCCATTCCAATTTTCATCAGTGACATTGGATAAATGATCAACATCTTTAGCCCTAATCACGCCGGAAACTGTCCCCGGATTTTCGTCGTGGATGAGGTTCTTCTTTCCAACTTTGCACCACCCGGCGCCTTGGCAGTTGAATACCCCAACAACTCCAGAAAAATCATTCAGGTTCCAAATCTTGAGAAGactgagaaaaatgaaaatgaaccaTAAGAACAATAAATATGTTACATCAATTAGTCCAAGTATAATTGTTGATTCTCTAACCTTTTTCCATCTCTAGCAGGATCAACAAATAAACAATCCTTAGTTGGTCTACCAGGAAGTTTAGCCCTCAATATAGAACCATCAGGAAGTGCAATTTTCTTCAAAAGATTAAAGTCATGGTGTCCTGGCTTGTCACTGAATCAAGTAACAATATCCAAATATTAAGAATCATTACCCTAATTCACTTAATACATTATACTAaaggtggaaactcaggtgcatttaatttcatatatgaagttgatagctgagagtcgttaaatgatttgacaGATTTAATTAGTTCATCACCATTTACCTGACATATATAGGACATCCTCCAACTGCTCGAGCCGCGCCGTGATATTCAGCCATTGGATGTAAGCTCTACAATGCAGAAAAGTTTCAGATGATAAATCAAATTGTCAAGAAAGCAAGCAGgtaaaatcttttgaaaaaagatgTTAGGATCTGAAATTTGAACTTACTTGAAACATGTCCCAATCTGGCTGCATAAATTCACCAAGGAAAATTGTGTTGTAAGCAACAGATGCAATGTGAATGGTGTGTGATGCAGGGTCTCTAGGCCAGAAATCATCCGAAGCTCGAATAACAGCCGAATGCTTCGCGCTACATAAACAAAACAATCAAGAGAAATTCCATTGCTAACTTGATTGAATCCAAAGATTAATGTTCATAGAATTAAGCAAATCCTTAATTAGTACCTATATAACCCATCTGTGTTGTGACTCATGCAACAAATGATTCCATTATCAGGGAAGTTCCTAGAGATTGATGCCTCTAATGCTTGTTGGTACTTCCTTGCAAGCTTCACCCTGCCACCATGGCCAGCACCAAGTGTTTCAAGAATGTTCTGGACATCAACCTTGACACCATCAATGCCAGCAGAAGCAAGGTAAGAATGGAGTTCATCATAGAAGCTAAAAACTTTCTCAGGATTCACAAGGCCTAGTCCATTGATGGCTATAGTTGCTAAGGCTTCATCCGGTTGATTCGACTCAACTCCAGGCGACGAAACAGGGTAGGCCATTGCTGATTCATAGTGGTCCATGCCAGAAACACCAGGCTTAACCCCACCCCAGTATCCAGTAATTGCATGCCACACATATATATGCTTCAAGCCATGTTCTTGTTTGATTTCATTGGTTATGTGACTTAGTCCTAATTTTGGATCCTCTACCCTTTGGCCTTGTTTTCCATCCCTTTGGAATTTATGATTCTCTTTGATATTTGTCAATCGATTCGCAAAGCTGGCGAAGAACAATGAATCAATCAAACATGTTCAATGTTGTAAAATCTAGAATCCACACAatgaaatcaagaaaaagaagtactCACTTTGCACAATTATCAGCTTTCCATTCAATACCATTAGCATCCATTCCAACAGATTGCCATCCATCATCAATTATAACAAACTTAGCAGGAATCCCACCTTTCTTAAAGCTGcattaaataacatatattaTACAAAAATCTAACTATTATCATAGCTTGAAATTTTGTCCATGGAAAATGAATAACACCTCTCTAATCCTTGCTTTACACCATCTGATGTGACATTGGTATAGAAAGCATCCCATGTACACCATCCAAACCAGTTCAATATATCTGGCATCTGAATACAAAAAGTTATGAAAATGTTATGATTAATTAACATTTAACAAACATTAGAATTAAGACACACAATGAGATTTACCTTCTTTCTCTCCCTATGAGAAAATGTCTGCATGTGTTTCTCAACAGTCCTGAacaaaattcaactcaattataaGAAACGTTGCAATAAGAACTTGAATCATGTCAtgagaattgaaattaattacttgacagCATTGGTTATGACTTCATAAGGGTCTAATCCGGCACCAATGAACACAAGATGAGTCCCATCAAATTCCTCCACAGAAGGACACCCTGCAAATCAAACACATGTTTCATCACACATACACAACATAATTTACATGTTCTTAATTCTTATTAGTATATACAAGACATGGGACATACCACTTTCAACACAAACTTCAATCTCATTCTGATGATTCCCCTGAAGACTTGCTCTAAAGTCACCTTCCAAGAGTGGTAAGAGAACTGCATAGGAAGATTGGTCTTCAGAACCATTATGTGTCTCAATCAACAAGAACTGTGTCTCAATTGGAACATCTTTTCCAAATGTCCCCATTCTCTGTGTCATCCACCACATCTTGAACCGGAACAAACACATAAACCTCAAACCCCTACATCACTTCCATGATCACAATCACATCCTTAAAGTACTAAAAAAACACCAAAGAAAGAGACAAGGAAACAAAACTTACTCAAGCTTCCCAATTGGGAAGATTATACGGCTACCCTTATGATGGGAATGAACACCAATGAATGCAGCATTGAGAAGGGCACCATCAGATGATGCTGGAGTCACAAGAACATTGTCATTCACATGGCTCATCACCTTCTTCCCCAACACCATCAAGTTCCCATCTGCAACACTTATTCCTGCTCCCACTGTCATCTTCTCTTTGAATTCAACAACAGCAACACACAAAGGATAGAGAGTGTTGCTGTTTCAAATCCAAATTGTAAGATAGATAGAAAGATAGatagaagagagaaaaatacgTGAGATACAATACAATACAAAAAAACACAGATCAAGGTGGGTATTTATAGCAATTGGAAAATCATAATCTACACGTAACTACACACCAACATGTTAGGGACctataagtaaaaaaaaagagctACTTGTCTAAACtgctttttttaaagatattttttaataattaaaatttaatacatataatcaattaaattatgttatttttattaaaaattatattaatttagaataatttaaaatttaatatattatgtttttgatcaaattaatttgtctaatctaattttgattattaaaaaataattaaaaaaacattttgaatATCTTTATTTgagtaatttcaaaaaaaaacaataataaataataatgttacAATTATTGGGATTTTGTCAGTGCCACTAATTaacatagaaaacaaaaatatggtaGCATATATTATAGGGAACTATATACTTTTGCAATCTAGCTAGCCACTTTTCATAAATTGATCAGCTCTCGGAACTTTAAACCATCCAGATTCAAATAATCAtaaattcataatatttttttttgacattGGACAATTGGACTTTCCTACCTTATATGCTACTAAGTATGAGAAAGTAATTATTGTTCTCTTCAATTTTTcactttataataataaaaacgttTCTTGATTTGGAGAAAGATTGGAAGGGTACAGCTACGAAGCATGAAAAATATCTGAATGATAAAAGTGAAATCACGTGGCACTGATAGTTACGTGAAGTTCtcgaaaaattagttttaatacCATgttatgataccactcatcccaaaagcttcaACTGATAGtaaaatgtaacactaataattatatctctaatactccataaatatctattgtacatattgtataaatatttcattggctcctcatactttccctttatatatatatatggtagcAACTCTAAtgaaaattttatgattattataatatgaaaatattttattttgactaTTGGATGATAAATtataagatttgatttttatatgttataaaaatattataaattttttaaatataaataaataaataaattatattttttaaataaaaattatcataaataaatatttttattatttttattgaaatagttaCCTTTTGTCTTTTTCTGTAAAATCTATGAATAGTTGGggttaaatatttattatttagtaaGAGAAAATATCGGTGATAATTGAGTTAAGGTACAACGAATGAATGATCAGTAGGGCCAACAACAACACGTGACACTTGATGAATGTTGGATCAACTTGATTTTCTGCCTTCCTTCCTAAATATCATGctgccttttttatttttttaaattaagagttACACTCGAATTTACGACCTCTAAATAAATATGAGgagattataaaaaaattatgtgtttatttatacgtcattaaatcaataaaaaaatatttttttaataaaacatattttttattttttatttttaatatgtttgataaatttttattaataaaaataaaaaacatctttttcgagaagttataatttatatttttttaaaaaattttttttttaaatatttttcacgtaataaataaacaaaaaaatacttttatcttattttatccaaacataattgataaataaaaagatctttttgtatgagatatccaaacataaaattacttttacttttctataaagatcttttaaaaaaagataactcgaaaaagatctttttttagaagctcacccaaacaagccctaAATTTTTTATCTGATCGGACTGGGTTTGATAGAGTTATGTCTTATTAGCATCATACTTCCTGTTTCAATCTATAATTTATAGGGCAAAATTACATCCAGAATAGAACTAAAGTCTCATTTGtatttacaaaatattattttaagtaaaaataaaatatattaaaaaaattatcaaatttatatGATTTGCTAAGAGTGTATtagaattcaattcaattcaatataaattattagagtTTAGTGGTTTTTAAACTTGGATTGAATTAGTTTGAATTCAATAAACCCTATATACAAGTAGTTGATGATTATTTATGAAAAAGGAGTATCTCTTTAAACAGAAAAGACCAATAAGGGTTTTGATAAAAATGAGTGAAAATTCACATGCAGTTGATTTtacgtaaagttgataattgagagttgttagacaaaaatttaatcaaatcggttaaattatctaacaattctcagctatcaacttcaAGTGAAATCGAATGCTTgagttttttttcaaattgaatAAGTGTGGAGTTAGATTTGAAAAAAGTACGTGGCAGGGACGTGGTGGTTAAGATTGCAATTGAGATCCAACTTGGCATCTTCTAAAAAGGTTGTAATAATTGGCATATCTAGTTGACTAGTCCGTTTGATATTAATTGTAATTGAATGCATTACATAGgtaataatatacatatatactagTCATTGCCAACCACAACCTGCGTGTATGTTACTGTGTTTTTTGCACTT comes from the Arachis duranensis cultivar V14167 chromosome 7, aradu.V14167.gnm2.J7QH, whole genome shotgun sequence genome and includes:
- the LOC107496126 gene encoding probable galactinol--sucrose galactosyltransferase 1, with product MTVGAGISVADGNLMVLGKKVMSHVNDNVLVTPASSDGALLNAAFIGVHSHHKGSRIIFPIGKLEGLRFMCLFRFKMWWMTQRMGTFGKDVPIETQFLLIETHNGSEDQSSYAVLLPLLEGDFRASLQGNHQNEIEVCVESGCPSVEEFDGTHLVFIGAGLDPYEVITNAVKTVEKHMQTFSHRERKKMPDILNWFGWCTWDAFYTNVTSDGVKQGLESFKKGGIPAKFVIIDDGWQSVGMDANGIEWKADNCANFANRLTNIKENHKFQRDGKQGQRVEDPKLGLSHITNEIKQEHGLKHIYVWHAITGYWGGVKPGVSGMDHYESAMAYPVSSPGVESNQPDEALATIAINGLGLVNPEKVFSFYDELHSYLASAGIDGVKVDVQNILETLGAGHGGRVKLARKYQQALEASISRNFPDNGIICCMSHNTDGLYSAKHSAVIRASDDFWPRDPASHTIHIASVAYNTIFLGEFMQPDWDMFQSLHPMAEYHGAARAVGGCPIYVSDKPGHHDFNLLKKIALPDGSILRAKLPGRPTKDCLFVDPARDGKSLLKIWNLNDFSGVVGVFNCQGAGWCKVGKKNLIHDENPGTVSGVIRAKDVDHLSNVTDENWNGDTIVFSHLGGEVIYLPNDASIPITMKSKEYEVFTIVPVKALENGVKFAPIGLIKMFNSGGAIKELNYESNETSTNNVVMKVRGCGQFGAYSLIKPKLVTIDSEEVEFRYEEDSGLVSVDLRVPEKELYQWNISVGF